One Candidatus Culexarchaeum yellowstonense genomic region harbors:
- a CDS encoding Coenzyme F420 hydrogenase/dehydrogenase, beta subunit C-terminal domain has protein sequence MGIRVKPDGVLGLKVKIWGHLFAEVVRADKCSFCGACIGVCPVKAIDEKDEKPSIVGRCVGCGFCYAQCPHTPFNPKGDISKLFESSFKHDVIGYVRGVYSARSTDAEILRHAQDGGVVSTLLLYAIESGLIDCAICSGLSSKEPFRPEPIVAFNRNDILSCAGSKYTASPNLKALTAAVNEFEADSIGFVGVGCQITGVRKMQYHDYGALKYGLPVKFAIGLFCSRTFYYSSLFKNFLVSKGIDINKVTKTEITGGKFIVKSGDETMLSTSLKEIDGYGRKSCEYCGDFTAELADISVGSLDSPDGWTTVIVRSSVGEKLFKECVEKGLLECKEMKIEDLKLTIKIAGNKKKKVTQLAEGSSAS, from the coding sequence TTGGGTATTAGGGTTAAGCCGGATGGTGTACTTGGACTTAAGGTTAAGATATGGGGGCACCTCTTTGCGGAGGTTGTGAGGGCTGATAAGTGTTCCTTTTGTGGTGCATGCATAGGTGTCTGTCCAGTTAAGGCTATTGATGAAAAGGATGAGAAGCCAAGTATTGTTGGTAGATGTGTTGGATGTGGATTTTGTTATGCTCAATGTCCTCATACTCCATTCAATCCAAAGGGTGATATATCTAAGCTATTTGAATCCAGCTTTAAACATGATGTTATTGGATATGTTAGAGGTGTTTATAGTGCTAGATCTACTGATGCTGAAATTTTGAGGCATGCTCAGGATGGTGGTGTTGTTTCAACTCTTCTATTATATGCAATTGAATCTGGGCTCATTGATTGCGCCATATGTTCCGGATTGAGTTCTAAGGAGCCATTTAGGCCGGAGCCCATTGTAGCATTTAATAGGAATGACATTTTGAGTTGTGCTGGATCTAAGTATACTGCAAGCCCAAATTTGAAAGCTTTAACGGCGGCCGTAAATGAATTTGAAGCTGATAGTATTGGGTTTGTGGGTGTTGGTTGTCAGATTACTGGGGTTAGGAAGATGCAATATCATGATTATGGTGCATTGAAGTATGGTTTGCCAGTTAAGTTTGCAATAGGTTTATTCTGTTCCAGAACCTTCTATTACTCCTCGTTGTTCAAGAACTTTTTGGTGAGTAAGGGGATTGATATAAATAAGGTTACTAAGACTGAGATTACAGGTGGAAAATTCATCGTTAAGTCTGGTGATGAAACAATGTTGTCCACAAGTTTGAAGGAGATTGATGGTTATGGACGTAAATCTTGTGAATACTGTGGGGATTTCACGGCTGAGCTTGCAGATATATCTGTTGGTAGCCTTGATTCCCCTGATGGTTGGACTACCGTGATTGTTAGGAGTAGTGTTGGTGAGAAGCTTTTCAAAGAATGTGTTGAGAAGGGGCTTTTAGAGTGTAAAGAGATGAAAATTGAGGATTTGAAGTTAACTATTAAAATTGCTGGCAATAAGAAGAAGAAAGTTACTCAACTGGCAGAGGGATCTTCAGCTTCTTAA
- a CDS encoding transcription initiation factor IIB, with protein MCNLDLNSNGEGKKVSSHIADTDEKTTVSIQTIDKCPECGSTHLIRNYERGEVVCADCGLVITEKVIDSGPEWRAFTPEERQKRSRVGSPTTLTIHDKGLSTVIDWRDKDAMGKKLEPKRRIEVIRWRKWQIRTRVHSSIDRNLAQAMSELDRISAQLSLPKSVKEEAAMIYRKAVEKGLVRGRSIEAVMAASIYAACRTQKIPRTIEEIAKYTRSGRKEVARCYRLILKEINIRIPLSDAETFVPRIASELGLSGSVQSKAVEIIRKAKEMILTVGKDPAGLAAAAVYIASLLENEKRTQKEIARAAKVTEVTVRNRYKELVKKLKIPLPVE; from the coding sequence ATGTGTAATTTAGATTTGAATTCTAATGGGGAGGGGAAGAAGGTGAGTAGTCACATCGCTGATACTGATGAAAAAACTACAGTTAGCATACAAACCATTGATAAATGCCCAGAATGTGGAAGCACACACCTAATAAGAAACTATGAGAGGGGGGAAGTTGTGTGTGCAGATTGCGGTTTAGTTATAACTGAAAAGGTGATTGATAGCGGACCTGAATGGAGAGCATTCACACCGGAGGAGAGGCAGAAGAGGAGTAGAGTTGGATCGCCAACAACGTTAACAATACATGATAAGGGATTATCAACGGTTATTGACTGGAGAGATAAGGATGCCATGGGGAAGAAGCTTGAACCGAAGAGGAGGATAGAAGTCATTAGATGGAGGAAGTGGCAAATAAGAACTAGAGTTCACAGCTCAATAGATAGGAATCTCGCACAAGCTATGAGCGAACTTGATAGGATAAGCGCGCAACTTAGCCTCCCAAAGAGCGTTAAGGAAGAAGCTGCAATGATATATAGGAAGGCTGTGGAGAAGGGGCTTGTGAGGGGGAGGAGTATAGAGGCAGTTATGGCTGCAAGCATATATGCTGCGTGCAGAACACAAAAGATACCTAGAACCATTGAGGAAATAGCGAAATACACTAGATCTGGGAGAAAGGAGGTTGCAAGATGCTATAGGCTAATATTAAAGGAGATAAACATAAGAATACCACTATCAGATGCAGAGACATTTGTACCAAGAATTGCAAGTGAACTTGGCCTGAGTGGAAGTGTTCAAAGCAAAGCAGTGGAAATAATTAGGAAAGCAAAGGAAATGATTTTAACAGTTGGGAAGGATCCAGCTGGACTTGCAGCTGCGGCAGTATACATAGCCTCACTGTTGGAGAACGAGAAGAGAACACAAAAGGAGATTGCAAGAGCAGCTAAAGTTACCGAAGTAACTGTGAGAAATAGGTATAAGGAGTTGGTTAAGAAGCTGAAGATCCCTCTGCCAGTTGAGTAA